The Frankiaceae bacterium nucleotide sequence GAGCTCCGGGGGCAGGCGACGTTCCTGCCCGGCGACCCGCCGCGCGCAGGCGTGCTGGCGGTCGCGGAGCCGTTCGCCCGCACCACGGTCGACCTCGTCGTCCCGACCGACGACGGCCCGCGCCGCCAGGCGGTCACCGCCACGAAGTACGGCCTCGCCGACGTCCTTCCCCAGCTCGTCGACGGCAAGGTCTTCGACGACACCACGCGCTTCTGGGCCGCGACCGCCACCTGGGCGCTCAGCCTCGTCGCGCGCGGCCGCGTCGTCCCCGCCGTCACCGACTCCGGCTACGACGCCTGGCGGCTCGGCCCCCTCGACGCCGCCGACGCCGAACGCTTCGCACAGCTGGTCGCCGCCTGCCCCGCCGCCGCGCACGCCATCGCCGTCCCCGGCACCAGCCCGCTGCGCATCCGTACGGCCGAGGCGGTGGTCCGCGAGTTCTGCGACGCGGTCGCCGACACGATGGTCCGTACGGCCGCCGCGGCGCAGGTCACGAAGAGCCCGGCGTACGCCGCCCGCGCCGCCACCGACGTCAGCGCGCTCAAGGGCTGGCTCGCCGACAGCAGCCGCGGCCTCGCCGGCGCCCGCGCGGGCCTGCGGATCGAGCAGAAGAACGACGACGACCTCACCGCCGTCATCCAGCTGCGCAGCCGTACGGACCCGAGCCTCGTCGTCGACGCGGAGGACCTGTGGCGCGCGCCGGCGACAGTGCTCGAACGACTCGGCGGCGGCGCCGAGTCGGACCTCCTGCTCGCGCTCCGCAGAGGCGCGACCGCCTGGCCCCCACTGAAGGCAGCCCTGCAGACCGCCGCTCCCACGCACCTCGACCTCGACGACGACGCGATCGCCGACCTGCTGGGTGACGGCGCCGAGGCGCTCGGCAACGCCGGCCTGGAAGTCCTCTGGCCCAAGGAGCTCCTCGCCGGCGGCGTCACGATCCGCGCCGTCGCCACGACCCCCGCGCTCCCCACCGAAGGCGCAAGGACGTTCTCCCTCGACACCCTTCTGCAGTTCCAGTGGGAGGCGACCCTCGACGGCGAACGCCTCACCGACACCGAGCTCACGCTGCTCGCCGAAGCCAAGCGCCCGCTGATCCGCCTGCGCGGCCGCTGGCTCAAGGTCGACCCCGCGCTGCTGCAACGCCTCAACCGTCGTACGCCGCAACGCCTCACCGGCATGGACGCCCTCGCTGCCGCGCTGACCGGACGCATCGTCGTCGAGGACGAGGTCGTCGACTTCGCCGCGACCGGCGGCATCGCCGAGGTCGCCGCGATGCTGTCCAACGTCGCCGCCGCGCGCGACTCCGAGACCGTCGAGCCGCCGAAGACGCTGGTCGCGACGCTGCGGCCGTACCAGCTGCGCGGCCTGCGCTGGCTGCGCGAGATGACCGACCTCGGCCTCGGCGGCTGCCTCGCCGACGACATGGGCCTCGGCAAGACGATCCAGCTCATCGCGCTGCACCTGCTCCGCCACGAGCGCGACGGCGACCCCGCGGGTCCCGCGCTCGTCGTCTGCCCCACGAGCGTCCTCGGCAACTGGGAGCGCGAGTGCGCGCGCTTCGCGCCGAGCATCCCCGTACGCCGCTTCCACGGTGGCGAGCGGCACCTTGAGAACGTGCGTCCCAACGAGATCGTCCTCGCGACGTACGGCATGATCCGCCGCGACCGCGAGGCCCTCGCCGAGGTCGCG carries:
- a CDS encoding DEAD/DEAH box helicase, whose protein sequence is MAVELRGQATFLPGDPPRAGVLAVAEPFARTTVDLVVPTDDGPRRQAVTATKYGLADVLPQLVDGKVFDDTTRFWAATATWALSLVARGRVVPAVTDSGYDAWRLGPLDAADAERFAQLVAACPAAAHAIAVPGTSPLRIRTAEAVVREFCDAVADTMVRTAAAAQVTKSPAYAARAATDVSALKGWLADSSRGLAGARAGLRIEQKNDDDLTAVIQLRSRTDPSLVVDAEDLWRAPATVLERLGGGAESDLLLALRRGATAWPPLKAALQTAAPTHLDLDDDAIADLLGDGAEALGNAGLEVLWPKELLAGGVTIRAVATTPALPTEGARTFSLDTLLQFQWEATLDGERLTDTELTLLAEAKRPLIRLRGRWLKVDPALLQRLNRRTPQRLTGMDALAAALTGRIVVEDEVVDFAATGGIAEVAAMLSNVAAARDSETVEPPKTLVATLRPYQLRGLRWLREMTDLGLGGCLADDMGLGKTIQLIALHLLRHERDGDPAGPALVVCPTSVLGNWERECARFAPSIPVRRFHGGERHLENVRPNEIVLATYGMIRRDREALAEVAWGLVAADEAQHVKNPLSRGARELRAIPAQARVALTGTPVENRLTDLWSILDWTTPGLLGPLERFRRTVAIPVERYRDPDATERLARVVRPFLLRRRKSDPGIAPELPPKIETDHVVPLTAEQATLYTAVVREALDTIAKKAGIERRGLVLKLLTELKQICNHPAQYLGQEGPTDGRSGKLYALDELTDVIVDEGDGVLVFSQYVTMCRLLERHLNGRGIDTVFLHGGVPARQREDMVTRFQEGGVPVFLLSLKAGGTGLNLTRATHVIHYDRWWNPAVEDQATDRAHRIGQDRAVQVHKLMAEGTLEDRIADVMARKRELAESVVGAGEAWLTELSDDELAELVSLG